AGCGTCGCGGACGCGATGGCGTGGGATCCGGAGTTCGTCAATCCGAACATCGACGCCATCGTCATGACCTACGGGTACATGCGGAACTACGAGGACCGCGTCCGGCGCGCAGTCAACACACCCGACCAGCAGGGCCACTGCGCGCTGTGGCAGGGCGGCATGGAGCCCAACATCCCGGTGGGCTCGGAGCGGGGCGTCGAGAACGGGATGAAGCGGGCCGTTGCCGGCGCCGAACGCGAGCAGCGTGAAGGTGCCTCCGGCAAGTGGGTCGCCCACTGGAAGATGGTGCACATCGTCAGGCCCGTCTGGGAGAAGGCGGGGCAAGACAACCAGCTCGGCAGGCAATTCCCCTCGTTGACCTACACCGCGGCCGATGCAGACGGCCTCGTCCTGCTCGAGCCGGCGCCGCGCACCGTCCGGGGCACGCGCGATCTGCTCAGCGTGGCCTTGCAGTACGGCAACGCCTTCGGCCAGGGGTTCCAGGCCGCGGCGCTCAAGCCCGCCGATTTCTTCGGCAACGACGACGTGCTGTACCTCATGGAGGACATGGCAACCGGAGAGATCCGCCTGAGCATCCTCTGGGAGTGGCTGCAGAAGGCGGCTGCCTTCTCCGAGGCCGACGACGCGACCGGCATCGCGAGAGGCGACGCCTTCGGCCCCGAGCTGTTCGAGCGCCTGCTCCGGGAGGAGTACGCCAAACTGCTGGCCGCGAGCAATCGGGACGTGCACGACAACTCCAAGGCGACGACCCTTCCCATCGCTCGCGAGATCGTGAGGACCTACGTCGGCGCCTCGAGCAAACCGCCCTGGTACATCGACCTCCTCAACATCAACCTGGACAACCACGACCTGGCGAACGCTAGACAGCGGATCGGGCCATACATGGACGCCTTTGCCAAGGACGGTACCCGCATCACCGGTAACCTGGATTTCGAACCATGAGCTCATTCGACTCGGAAGTTGCCGAGACCGCACGCTGGCTGGCAAGTCCCCGCTTCGAGGGGATCACCCGCCTTTATTCCGCGCGTCAGGTGGTCGAGCAGAGGGGCACGATTCAGGCCGACTACACCGTAGCCAGGACCGCGGCCGAGCAGTTCTACGCTCGGCTGCAGGAGCTCTTCGCCCAGCGCAAGCAGATCACGACCTTCGGTCCCTATTCACCGGGTCAGGCGGTGGCCTTGAAACGGGCGGGCATCGAAGCCATCTACCTGGGTGGGTGGGCGACATCGGCCAAGGGATCGGCCACCGAGGATCCGGGGCCCGACCTGGCCAGCTACCCGCTGAGCCAGGTGCCTGACGAGGCCGCGCCGATGGTGCGCGCGCTGCTGACGGCGGATCGCAACCAACGCTTCGCGCGCTCGCGCATGAGCGAGGCACAGCGCGCCGCCTCTGCCGAGATCGACTATCGGCCCTTCATCATCGCCGACGCCGACACCGGGCATGGCGGCGACGCGCACGTACGGAACCTCGTCCGGCGCTTCGTCGAGGCCGGGGTTCCGGGCTATCACATCGAGGACCAGAAGCCCGGGGTCAAGAAGTGCGGGCACCAGGGGGGCAAGGTGCTGGTCGCGGAGGACGAGCAGATCAAGCGTCTGAACGCCGCGCGCTTCCAGCTCGA
The genomic region above belongs to Candidatus Methylomirabilota bacterium and contains:
- a CDS encoding malate synthase, with amino-acid sequence SVADAMAWDPEFVNPNIDAIVMTYGYMRNYEDRVRRAVNTPDQQGHCALWQGGMEPNIPVGSERGVENGMKRAVAGAEREQREGASGKWVAHWKMVHIVRPVWEKAGQDNQLGRQFPSLTYTAADADGLVLLEPAPRTVRGTRDLLSVALQYGNAFGQGFQAAALKPADFFGNDDVLYLMEDMATGEIRLSILWEWLQKAAAFSEADDATGIARGDAFGPELFERLLREEYAKLLAASNRDVHDNSKATTLPIAREIVRTYVGASSKPPWYIDLLNINLDNHDLANARQRIGPYMDAFAKDGTRITGNLDFEP